In uncultured Methanobrevibacter sp., the following are encoded in one genomic region:
- a CDS encoding amidohydrolase family protein, with product MFTITNGIILKGQDLTLTKENIVVDDGIIIDIGKDSMEGKIIDVDGAVVCPSFINGHMHIGDSIIKDEGYSLSLSEMVKPPDGVKHKALANAEDEEIISAMKDTMWEMVESGITHFIDYREGGIKGVELLKKAARDIPIKPIILGRDDSFYGDSPDLRKVKIAVRKLLKIADGIAPSGFGEITDEVAQIIVDECRKNNKISSIHVAESESNQIESLDQFNKTEIGRGVESEFSQLVHLTNPKVDDLNSVSKSNQNVVVCPRANATLNVGVTPLNQILNLGIKPLIGTDNVMLNSPNMFRELEFTLKLMSVYYNDYLNPKELLKMTTTNVCGSEINHVVEKSLISVGCPAEFMVSNSFSINPYLNMINRCESKNILYIINKKLNI from the coding sequence ATGTTTACTATAACTAATGGAATCATTTTAAAAGGCCAAGATTTGACATTAACAAAGGAAAATATTGTCGTTGATGATGGTATTATCATAGATATTGGAAAGGATTCTATGGAAGGCAAAATCATTGATGTAGATGGTGCTGTTGTTTGCCCGTCATTTATCAATGGTCATATGCATATTGGTGATTCGATTATTAAAGATGAAGGATATTCTTTATCATTAAGTGAAATGGTAAAGCCTCCTGATGGTGTAAAGCATAAAGCATTAGCTAATGCTGAAGATGAAGAAATTATATCTGCTATGAAAGACACAATGTGGGAAATGGTTGAAAGTGGAATCACACACTTTATTGATTATCGCGAAGGTGGAATAAAAGGTGTCGAACTTTTAAAAAAGGCGGCACGCGATATTCCAATAAAACCTATAATTTTAGGGCGTGATGACAGTTTTTATGGTGATAGCCCTGATTTAAGGAAAGTCAAAATTGCTGTTCGCAAACTTCTAAAAATTGCTGACGGCATTGCTCCAAGCGGCTTTGGAGAAATTACGGATGAAGTTGCTCAGATAATTGTTGATGAATGCAGAAAAAATAATAAGATTTCTTCAATTCATGTGGCGGAATCCGAATCCAATCAAATAGAATCATTGGATCAATTCAATAAAACAGAAATAGGAAGGGGTGTTGAATCTGAATTCAGTCAATTGGTTCATTTAACTAATCCAAAAGTTGATGATTTAAATTCAGTTTCAAAATCAAATCAGAATGTTGTTGTCTGTCCAAGAGCTAATGCAACGTTAAATGTGGGAGTCACACCATTAAATCAAATTCTAAATTTGGGTATTAAACCATTAATTGGAACGGACAATGTGATGCTCAACTCTCCAAACATGTTCAGAGAATTGGAATTCACTTTAAAACTTATGTCAGTTTATTATAATGATTATTTAAATCCAAAAGAGTTATTAAAAATGACTACCACTAATGTCTGTGGTAGTGAAATTAATCATGTTGTTGAAAAGTCATTAATTTCAGTTGGTTGTCCTGCTGAATTCATGGTGTCAAATTCTTTTTCTATTAATCCTTACTTAAATATGATAAATCGTTGCGAATCGAAAAATATATTATATATCATTAATAAAAAATTAAACATATAG
- a CDS encoding universal stress protein, with protein MYKKILVPTDGSEFAKKAQRHALFLAKVSGAEIVAVSVTENNFVNGLPLDDEIYQLNQVLNERSEENLKEFDKLNEDDIKITHVIREGSPARVILEVANEEQVDLIVMGSSGKSGFDRFIMGSVADKVVNSAKCAVLVVH; from the coding sequence ATGTATAAAAAAATATTAGTCCCAACTGATGGGTCTGAATTCGCAAAAAAAGCACAAAGACACGCTCTATTTTTAGCTAAGGTTAGTGGAGCTGAAATTGTGGCTGTAAGCGTTACTGAAAATAATTTTGTTAACGGGCTTCCATTAGATGATGAAATATATCAGTTAAATCAAGTCTTAAATGAAAGATCTGAGGAAAACCTTAAGGAATTTGATAAGTTAAATGAGGATGATATTAAAATCACTCATGTCATTAGGGAAGGTTCTCCTGCTAGGGTTATTTTAGAAGTGGCAAATGAGGAACAGGTTGATTTAATTGTTATGGGAAGTTCAGGTAAATCTGGCTTCGATAGATTTATTATGGGTAGTGTGGCAGATAAAGTTGTAAACTCTGCTAAGTGTGCTGTTCTTGTAGTGCATTAG
- a CDS encoding CBS domain-containing protein — protein sequence MLVKRTMSKNVVSVSVPGNREKVLDLMRKENKAVLPVVKEDTNILVGVITRSDLINNPDEEQLAMLMSRELVTVSPDDDVTDAAREMIENNVRRVPVVNDDGELVGIITSFDLVSKALTKVDVDDAVENYMITTVPTTWEKAPLNVAFETMNQFGLKSVLALDDDAKLSGILTETDFIAEIEIISERSEHSSTVGTEGDKWSWDSTSVLYIEKNHLKFTEKVVGDVAVGNVEVANSKTKVTDCAKKMKSLNIEQIPVIGVEGDLVGLVRASDLIKALVE from the coding sequence ATGTTAGTCAAAAGAACAATGTCTAAAAATGTTGTAAGTGTTTCTGTACCTGGAAACCGTGAAAAAGTTTTAGACTTAATGAGAAAAGAAAATAAAGCAGTACTTCCAGTAGTAAAAGAAGACACTAATATATTGGTAGGTGTTATTACTCGTTCAGATTTAATTAATAATCCTGATGAAGAACAACTTGCAATGTTAATGAGTAGGGAATTAGTTACCGTAAGTCCTGATGATGATGTAACTGATGCTGCACGTGAAATGATTGAGAATAATGTTAGAAGAGTTCCTGTTGTTAATGATGATGGGGAATTGGTAGGAATTATCACTTCATTTGATTTGGTATCCAAAGCATTAACAAAAGTTGATGTTGATGATGCAGTTGAAAATTATATGATTACTACCGTTCCGACAACTTGGGAAAAAGCTCCATTGAATGTGGCATTTGAAACCATGAATCAATTCGGTTTAAAATCAGTATTGGCATTGGATGATGATGCAAAATTATCAGGTATTTTAACAGAAACTGATTTTATTGCTGAAATAGAAATAATTTCCGAAAGAAGTGAACACAGTTCCACTGTTGGAACTGAAGGTGATAAATGGTCATGGGACAGTACTTCCGTATTGTACATTGAGAAAAATCATTTAAAATTCACTGAAAAAGTTGTTGGCGATGTTGCAGTTGGTAATGTGGAAGTAGCTAACTCAAAAACTAAAGTCACAGACTGTGCTAAAAAAATGAAATCATTAAATATTGAACAAATTCCGGTTATTGGTGTTGAAGGAGATTTAGTTGGACTAGTTAGAGCTAGTGATTTAATTAAAGCATTAGTTGAATAA
- a CDS encoding TfuA-related McrA-glycine thioamidation protein, with protein MIKVIIYTGLSLPFNEAKEILDSSADVDVIYERPIKRGDLNLALKKHPDIIGIIDGVFHQNSAVGHKEILNAINSDIDVFGASSMGALRASELDTLGMTGIGYCYEQYATGAIDSDDEVAVMLDGESLEALSVPLINMRYVFDNATSENIISEEEKDELLSIAKKTYYPKRNYSLVLNESSLDDNKKEILINFIRESKDIKKEDAKLLLKHIQSIICQSK; from the coding sequence ATGATTAAAGTTATAATTTACACAGGTCTTTCCTTACCATTCAATGAAGCAAAAGAAATACTGGACAGCAGTGCCGACGTAGATGTGATTTATGAAAGGCCAATTAAAAGAGGTGATTTAAACCTCGCTTTAAAAAAGCATCCCGATATCATTGGAATAATTGATGGAGTCTTTCACCAAAACTCTGCAGTTGGACATAAAGAGATTCTGAATGCAATTAATTCAGACATTGACGTCTTTGGAGCTTCAAGTATGGGTGCATTGAGAGCATCAGAACTTGACACATTAGGAATGACAGGTATTGGATATTGCTACGAACAATATGCAACAGGTGCGATTGATTCAGATGATGAAGTTGCAGTAATGTTGGATGGTGAAAGTTTAGAAGCCCTTTCAGTTCCATTAATAAACATGAGATATGTTTTCGACAATGCAACATCTGAAAACATTATAAGTGAAGAAGAAAAAGATGAATTGTTGAGCATTGCCAAAAAAACATATTATCCAAAACGAAATTATTCTTTAGTCTTGAATGAATCAAGTTTAGATGATAATAAAAAAGAAATCCTAATTAATTTTATTCGTGAAAGTAAAGACATCAAAAAAGAGGATGCCAAATTATTGTTAAAGCATATCCAATCTATTATATGCCAAAGCAAATAA
- a CDS encoding YcaO-related McrA-glycine thioamidation protein — translation MMSEEITYFTGTHRVIAPSKTIEINENKLKVAGITRIADITDLDRIGLPIYTAIRPTAEDGAVSIYGGKGITKDHAKASAMMEGFERYSAERQDIDETIIASLSEIEEFGEYIDPKSLNLPKEFEKKDISDLSLEWSKSIDLISNREYYIPTNAIYHPYISKDDSQSLFKSNTNGLASGNILEEAILHGIFEVIERDAWSIFELTHKNYAQIDISSIENEIIIDIIEKFESEGIKIKLMDFTADIKIPTIAASADDTITKDAGLLTLGMGTHLDPEVAILRALTEVAQSRATQINGAREDTVRADFAREAGYERMKRINKFYFRDEEEQIKLSDIENKSTSSITRDIEIVKDELVSNDIQKILYSNLTRPELDVSVVRVVIPEMELYTIDPSRAGYRFLKV, via the coding sequence ATTATGAGCGAAGAAATCACATATTTTACAGGAACACATAGAGTAATTGCTCCAAGCAAAACAATTGAAATCAATGAAAATAAGTTAAAAGTAGCTGGAATAACACGTATTGCAGATATTACTGATTTAGACAGAATCGGCCTTCCAATATATACTGCAATCAGACCAACTGCTGAAGATGGTGCGGTTAGCATATACGGAGGAAAAGGAATAACCAAAGATCATGCAAAAGCATCTGCAATGATGGAAGGCTTTGAGAGATATTCTGCCGAAAGACAAGACATCGATGAAACCATTATTGCAAGTTTGTCTGAAATTGAAGAGTTTGGAGAATACATTGATCCTAAAAGCTTAAATTTACCAAAGGAATTTGAGAAAAAAGACATTAGTGATTTGAGTCTTGAATGGAGTAAGTCAATAGACCTTATTTCAAATAGGGAATATTATATTCCGACAAATGCGATTTACCACCCATATATTTCTAAAGATGACTCACAAAGCCTATTTAAATCAAATACCAATGGCCTTGCTTCAGGAAATATCTTGGAAGAAGCAATCCTGCATGGAATCTTTGAAGTCATTGAAAGAGATGCATGGAGCATTTTTGAATTGACCCATAAAAACTATGCCCAAATCGATATAAGCAGCATTGAAAATGAAATCATTATCGACATTATTGAAAAATTTGAGAGTGAAGGCATTAAAATTAAATTAATGGACTTTACTGCAGACATTAAAATTCCTACAATAGCTGCTTCTGCAGATGACACAATAACAAAAGATGCTGGACTTCTGACTTTAGGAATGGGCACTCATCTGGACCCAGAAGTTGCAATTTTAAGGGCTCTTACAGAAGTTGCACAAAGTCGAGCAACACAAATCAACGGAGCTCGTGAAGACACTGTCAGAGCTGATTTTGCTCGTGAAGCAGGTTATGAACGAATGAAAAGAATTAATAAATTTTATTTTAGAGACGAAGAAGAACAAATCAAATTATCAGATATTGAGAATAAAAGCACATCATCAATAACAAGAGATATTGAAATCGTTAAGGACGAGTTAGTATCCAATGATATTCAAAAAATATTATACAGCAATTTAACAAGGCCGGAACTTGATGTAAGTGTTGTTAGAGTAGTTATTCCGGAAATGGAACTTTACACAATTGACCCAAGTCGAGCAGGATATAGATTTTTAAAAGTCTGA
- a CDS encoding site-2 protease family protein, giving the protein MLKFTSSEIRDLFIAFVVISLCFGIANTGRDMAALMAILPMIMVGVGLGFILHELGHKFVSMKYGYWAEFKLWPQGLIFALITSFFGFVFAAPGAVYTYANYMTDEINGKISVAGPVVNIVLAALFFIVATLVYRSAFTSQTSLLIYQICALGYSINSFLAVFNLLPIGNLDGSKVLRWNVGIWIVTIAIAGIMTALPMTMGFEIMVRTDLGF; this is encoded by the coding sequence ATGTTAAAATTTACAAGCAGTGAAATAAGAGATTTATTTATTGCATTTGTCGTTATTTCTCTTTGTTTCGGTATCGCAAATACCGGAAGAGATATGGCTGCTTTAATGGCCATACTTCCAATGATTATGGTTGGTGTGGGGCTTGGTTTTATTTTACACGAGCTCGGACATAAATTTGTATCAATGAAGTATGGATACTGGGCAGAATTCAAATTATGGCCACAAGGATTGATATTTGCACTCATAACTTCCTTTTTTGGATTCGTATTTGCCGCCCCAGGTGCAGTCTACACATATGCAAATTACATGACAGATGAAATTAATGGTAAAATATCCGTTGCAGGACCTGTTGTGAATATTGTCTTGGCAGCATTATTTTTTATTGTTGCAACTTTGGTATATCGATCTGCATTTACTTCACAGACTTCATTATTAATATACCAAATATGTGCTTTAGGATATTCAATCAACAGTTTCTTGGCAGTGTTTAATCTATTGCCTATTGGAAACCTTGACGGGTCCAAAGTTTTAAGATGGAATGTTGGAATTTGGATTGTAACAATAGCCATTGCAGGTATTATGACAGCATTACCTATGACAATGGGCTTTGAAATCATGGTAAGGACAGATTTAGGATTTTAG